One part of the Eucalyptus grandis isolate ANBG69807.140 chromosome 10, ASM1654582v1, whole genome shotgun sequence genome encodes these proteins:
- the LOC104422081 gene encoding protein CROWDED NUCLEI 1 isoform X1, translated as MFTPQRKAWSGWTLSPRGQAPRSGSGSGPDPSADGKGKSIVPAEPVTPPLGSNGMVVVDGGGDPAGRVSLLEKELFEYQYNMGLLLIEKKEWASKNEELRRALEEIKDALKREQAAHLIAMSDVEKREDDLRKALGVEKQCVSDLEKTLREMRAEYAEIKFTADSKLAEANALAASIEEKSLEVEAKSHAADAKLAEISRKNSEIERKMRDVDAREASFRRERLSFMTEREVHETTLSKQREDLQEWERKLCDGEERLGDRFRVLNQREEMANEKDKIYKQKEKDLEEAQKTIDEANLTLSRKEEDISSRLANLKLKEKASLSDAGHLRCRQWDFSNLMHSFWLQEFETIRKNLEIKEKQLVATEEKLNARERDEIQKLLDEHARVLDVKKNEFELELEQKSKKFDEDLERKGFDIQKKEAEIKHKEDKLVKREQAVEKKTEKLKEKEDDLQLKLKDLKEKEKFLKSEEKNLETQKKSVAVEKEELLSLRAALEKIRAENEEQLVKIRMEKDQLNVSEEERSDFVRLQSELKEEREKCRLQKELLLKEAEDLKQQKEAFEKEWDELDEKRAQIEKERMDAERQKEKFEKLKHSEEEKLRRDRMEKDDYIKRELEDLELAKGSFEARMEHETSVLAEKVQSERSQMLRDFELQKKELETNMQNKWDEMENNLHGRMKSFEEEKERELNNINYLREVARREMEEMKQERAELQKEREGFAANKKHLEDEQVEIRKDIEQLVALSKKLKDQREKFIEERDRFISFAKQQSSCNTCGELTREFLLSDLQSISEIENAELSRSKLAEAYAKEEANTTFNPSGRPNTDTSPNLVGSSTPLTVGTVSWLRKCTTKIFSLSPGKKTDSHPVQDLTQEVRVHGDPVNVEEPSKANTENDAEVSFAVASVSFDVEGYQREDEGGQDMSYDSNVNSKRQEIAEDSQPSDLNNGVRQPRKRGRPRVNRTRTMKEVVKDANTFLGKGFGSNETEQENGNVEDSAPTNADSRDEASLASKGRPRNVRKRGRDNTTVSEHDADDTEGHSDSVSKGQRGKRRQRNTAAVQALGEQRYNLRRPKGGVKTTASGMSNDLNKDNKKEADREGAEEEIHYAKAAPALSVTVASENGRSAHLMRCGSLADTQDGDANGTKEIVEDLALSEEVNGTPDKGDKHDNRSESLGVNAVTRDEDGDDDECEDEHPGEVSIGKKLWNFLTT; from the exons ATGTTCACCCCGCAGAGGAAGGCGTGGTCCGGGTGGACCCTCTCGCCCCGGGGCCAGGCCCCGAGGAGCGGATCCGGGTCGGGCCCCGACCCGAGCGCCGACGGGAAGGGGAAGAGCATCGTCCCCGCTGAGCCCGTCACCCCTCCCCTCGGCTCGAACGGGATGGTGGTCGTGGACGGAGGCGGCGATCCGGCCGGCAGGGTTTCGCTGCTCGAAAAGGAG CTTTTCGAGTACCAATATAATATGGGACTTCTTTTGATTGAGAAAAAAGAGTGGGCTTCCAAGAATGAAGAGCTGAGACGAGCATTGGAGGAAATAAAGGATGCTCTTAAACGCGAGCAAGCGGCTCATTTGATTGCTATGTCAGATGTTGAAAAACGAGAAGATGACTTGAGAAAAGCTCTTGGTGTCGAGAAGCAGTGCGTGAGTGAT CTGGAGAAGACCTTGCGTGAGATGCGTGCAGAGTATGCTGAAATTAAATTTACAGCTGATTCAAAATTAGCTGAAGCTAATGCTTTGGCTGCAAGCATTGAGGAAAAATCTCTTGAAGTAGAGGCTAAGTCACATGCTGCGGATGCCAAACTTGCTGAAATAAGCCGAAAGAATTCGGAAATCGAGAGGAAGATGCGCGATGTGGATGCTAGAGAAGCTTCTTTTCGAAGGGAACGGTTATCATTCATGACAGA GCGTGAAGTACATGAAACCACTTTGTCCAAGCAGAGGGAGGACTTGCAAGAATGGGAAAGAAAATTGTGTGATGGAGAGGAAAGGTTGGGAGATAGATTTAGGGTTCTGAACCAAAGAGAGGAGATGGCAAATGAGAAGGACAAGATATATaagcaaaaagagaaggatCTTGAGGAAGCACAAAAGACGATTGATGAAGCTAATCTAACATTGTCAAGAAAGGAAGAGGATATAAGCAGCAGGCTGGCAAATTTAAAGTTGAAAGAGAAGGCAAGCCTTTCTGATGCTGGTCACTTAAGATGTCGACAATGGGACTTTTCTAATCTAATGCATTCTTTTTGGCTGCAGGAATTTGAAACAATTAGAAAGAACctagaaataaaagagaagcaGTTGGTTGCTACAGAAGAAAAGCTCAATGCTAGAGAAAGA GATGAAATTCAAAAGCTTCTTGATGAGCATGCTCGTGTTTTAGatgtgaagaaaaatgaatttgagtTGGAACTTGAGCAAAAGAGTAAAAAATTCGATGAGGActtagaaagaaaaggatttgaCATACAGAAGAAGGAAGCTGAAATTAAGCACAAAGAGGATAAACTAGTGAAAAGAGAACAAGCAGTGGAGAAGAAAACGGAAAAGCTCAAGGAGAAAGAGGATGACCTGCAATTGAAGTTGAAAGATCTtaaggaaaaggagaaatttcTCAAGTCTGAGGAAAAGAATTTGGAGACTCAGAAGAAATCGGTTGCTGTTGAGAAAGAGGAGTTGCTCAGCCTTAGGGCTGCTCTTGAGAAGATAAGAGCGGAAAATGAAGAACAGCTGGTGAAGATCCGCATGGAGAAGGATCAACTGAATGTGAGTGAAGAAGAAAGGTCAGATTTTGTGCGTTTGCAATCTGAAttgaaggaagaaagagagaagtgCAGGCTTCAAAAGGAGCTTCTTTTGAAGGAAGCTGAGGACTTGAAGCAGCAAAAGGAAGCTTTTGAGAAGGAGTGGGATGAGCTTGATGAGAAAAGGGCTCAGATTGAGAAAGAAAGGATGGATGCAGagcgacaaaaagaaaaatttgaaaagctcAAACATAGTGAGGAGGAAAAACTACGAAGGGACAGGATGGAGAAAGATGATTACATAAAAAGGGAGCTGGAAGATCTAGAACTGGCTAAAGGATCATTTGAAGCCAGAATGGAGCATGAGACTTCAGTTCTTGCCGAGAAGGTGCAAAGTGAGAGAAGTCAAATGCTTCGGGACTTTGAGCTTCAGAAAAAGGAGCTTGAGACTAATATGCAGAATAAATGGGATGAGATGGAAAATAACTTGCATGGTAGAATGAAGTCatttgaggaagaaaaggagagagaactAAACAATATAAACTACCTGAGAGAAGTAGCCAgaagagaaatggaagaaatgAAACAGGAGCGAGCAGAATTgcaaaaggaaagggaaggattTGCTGCAAATAAGAAGCATCTGGAGGATGAACAAGTTGAAATAAGAAAGGACATTGAACAGCTTGTTGCACTTAGCAAAAAGTTGAAGGACCAGAGAGAGAAATTTATCGAGGAGAGAGATCGCTTTATTTCTTTTGCTAAGCAGCAGAGTAGCTGCAACACATGTGGGGAGCTTACTCGCGAGTTTCTGCTTTCCGATCTACAATCTATATCTGAAATTGAGAACGCCGAGCTTTCTCGGTCAAAACTGGCTGAGGCTTATGCAAAGGAAGAGGCAAATACGACCTTTAATCCTTCTGGAAGGCCAAATACTGATACATCTCCAAATTTAGTTGGTTCAAGCACACCTCTGACCGTTGGAACTGTGTCTTGGCTTCGAAAATGCACAACTAAGATATTTAGCTTGTCCCCTGGCAAAAAAACCGATTCTCATCCAGTTCAAGATCTGACTCAAGAAGTACGTGTGCATGGTGATCCTGTAAATGTCGAAGAACCCTCCAAAGCGAATACCGAAAATGATGCTGAGGTCTCTTTTGCAGTAGCAAGTGTTTCTTTTGATGTGGAGGGGTATCAGAGGGAGGATGAAGGTGGTCAAGATATGTCATACGATAGCAATGTCAACAGTAAGAGACAAGAAATTGCTGAAGATTCTCAGCCTTCTGATTTAAACAATGGTGTCCGTCAGCCTCGCAAGAGGGGCAGACCAAGGGTTAACAGGACACGTACTATGAAAGAAGTTGTCAAAGATGCTAATACCTTTCTTGGGAAAGGTTTTGGTTCGAATGAGACCGAGCAGGAGAATGGAAATGTGGAGGACTCTGCTCCTACGAATGCTGACAGTCGGGATGAAGCCAGTCTTGCTAGTAAAGGAAGACCAAGAAATGTCCGCAAGAGGGGTCGTGATAACACCACAGTGAGTGAGCATGATGCCGATGACACTGAAGGACATTCTGATAGCGTGAGTAAGGGCCAGCGAGGGAAAAGGCGGCAAAGAAATACTGCTGCCGTTCAAGCTTTGGGTGAACAGCGATATAATCTCCGACGGCCGAAAGG TGGGGTCAAGACCACTGCATCTGGCATGTCAAATGACCTGAACAAGGacaataaaaaagaagctgATAGAGAAGGTGCAGAGGAGGAGATTCACTATGCCAAAGCTGCTCCTGCACTTTCTGTTACGGTTGCTAGTGAAAATGGCAGAAGTGCACATTTGATGCGT TGTGGCTCGTTGGCAGATACCCAGGATGGAGACGCCAATGGAACAAAGGAGATAGTTGAGGATCTGGCATTGAGTGAAGAGGTGAATGGGACACCTGATAAGGGAGACAAACATGACAACAGGAGCGAGTCCCTAGGAGTTAATGCTGTCACGCGTGATGAAGATGGGGATGATGATGAATGTGAGGACGAGCACCCAGGCGAAGTCTCTATAGGGAAGAAACTTTGGAACTTTCTCACGACCTAA
- the LOC104422081 gene encoding protein CROWDED NUCLEI 1 isoform X2 produces the protein MFTPQRKAWSGWTLSPRGQAPRSGSGSGPDPSADGKGKSIVPAEPVTPPLGSNGMVVVDGGGDPAGRVSLLEKELFEYQYNMGLLLIEKKEWASKNEELRRALEEIKDALKREQAAHLIAMSDVEKREDDLRKALGVEKQCVSDLEKTLREMRAEYAEIKFTADSKLAEANALAASIEEKSLEVEAKSHAADAKLAEISRKNSEIERKMRDVDAREASFRRERLSFMTEREVHETTLSKQREDLQEWERKLCDGEERLGDRFRVLNQREEMANEKDKIYKQKEKDLEEAQKTIDEANLTLSRKEEDISSRLANLKLKEKEFETIRKNLEIKEKQLVATEEKLNARERDEIQKLLDEHARVLDVKKNEFELELEQKSKKFDEDLERKGFDIQKKEAEIKHKEDKLVKREQAVEKKTEKLKEKEDDLQLKLKDLKEKEKFLKSEEKNLETQKKSVAVEKEELLSLRAALEKIRAENEEQLVKIRMEKDQLNVSEEERSDFVRLQSELKEEREKCRLQKELLLKEAEDLKQQKEAFEKEWDELDEKRAQIEKERMDAERQKEKFEKLKHSEEEKLRRDRMEKDDYIKRELEDLELAKGSFEARMEHETSVLAEKVQSERSQMLRDFELQKKELETNMQNKWDEMENNLHGRMKSFEEEKERELNNINYLREVARREMEEMKQERAELQKEREGFAANKKHLEDEQVEIRKDIEQLVALSKKLKDQREKFIEERDRFISFAKQQSSCNTCGELTREFLLSDLQSISEIENAELSRSKLAEAYAKEEANTTFNPSGRPNTDTSPNLVGSSTPLTVGTVSWLRKCTTKIFSLSPGKKTDSHPVQDLTQEVRVHGDPVNVEEPSKANTENDAEVSFAVASVSFDVEGYQREDEGGQDMSYDSNVNSKRQEIAEDSQPSDLNNGVRQPRKRGRPRVNRTRTMKEVVKDANTFLGKGFGSNETEQENGNVEDSAPTNADSRDEASLASKGRPRNVRKRGRDNTTVSEHDADDTEGHSDSVSKGQRGKRRQRNTAAVQALGEQRYNLRRPKGGVKTTASGMSNDLNKDNKKEADREGAEEEIHYAKAAPALSVTVASENGRSAHLMRCGSLADTQDGDANGTKEIVEDLALSEEVNGTPDKGDKHDNRSESLGVNAVTRDEDGDDDECEDEHPGEVSIGKKLWNFLTT, from the exons ATGTTCACCCCGCAGAGGAAGGCGTGGTCCGGGTGGACCCTCTCGCCCCGGGGCCAGGCCCCGAGGAGCGGATCCGGGTCGGGCCCCGACCCGAGCGCCGACGGGAAGGGGAAGAGCATCGTCCCCGCTGAGCCCGTCACCCCTCCCCTCGGCTCGAACGGGATGGTGGTCGTGGACGGAGGCGGCGATCCGGCCGGCAGGGTTTCGCTGCTCGAAAAGGAG CTTTTCGAGTACCAATATAATATGGGACTTCTTTTGATTGAGAAAAAAGAGTGGGCTTCCAAGAATGAAGAGCTGAGACGAGCATTGGAGGAAATAAAGGATGCTCTTAAACGCGAGCAAGCGGCTCATTTGATTGCTATGTCAGATGTTGAAAAACGAGAAGATGACTTGAGAAAAGCTCTTGGTGTCGAGAAGCAGTGCGTGAGTGAT CTGGAGAAGACCTTGCGTGAGATGCGTGCAGAGTATGCTGAAATTAAATTTACAGCTGATTCAAAATTAGCTGAAGCTAATGCTTTGGCTGCAAGCATTGAGGAAAAATCTCTTGAAGTAGAGGCTAAGTCACATGCTGCGGATGCCAAACTTGCTGAAATAAGCCGAAAGAATTCGGAAATCGAGAGGAAGATGCGCGATGTGGATGCTAGAGAAGCTTCTTTTCGAAGGGAACGGTTATCATTCATGACAGA GCGTGAAGTACATGAAACCACTTTGTCCAAGCAGAGGGAGGACTTGCAAGAATGGGAAAGAAAATTGTGTGATGGAGAGGAAAGGTTGGGAGATAGATTTAGGGTTCTGAACCAAAGAGAGGAGATGGCAAATGAGAAGGACAAGATATATaagcaaaaagagaaggatCTTGAGGAAGCACAAAAGACGATTGATGAAGCTAATCTAACATTGTCAAGAAAGGAAGAGGATATAAGCAGCAGGCTGGCAAATTTAAAGTTGAAAGAGAAG GAATTTGAAACAATTAGAAAGAACctagaaataaaagagaagcaGTTGGTTGCTACAGAAGAAAAGCTCAATGCTAGAGAAAGA GATGAAATTCAAAAGCTTCTTGATGAGCATGCTCGTGTTTTAGatgtgaagaaaaatgaatttgagtTGGAACTTGAGCAAAAGAGTAAAAAATTCGATGAGGActtagaaagaaaaggatttgaCATACAGAAGAAGGAAGCTGAAATTAAGCACAAAGAGGATAAACTAGTGAAAAGAGAACAAGCAGTGGAGAAGAAAACGGAAAAGCTCAAGGAGAAAGAGGATGACCTGCAATTGAAGTTGAAAGATCTtaaggaaaaggagaaatttcTCAAGTCTGAGGAAAAGAATTTGGAGACTCAGAAGAAATCGGTTGCTGTTGAGAAAGAGGAGTTGCTCAGCCTTAGGGCTGCTCTTGAGAAGATAAGAGCGGAAAATGAAGAACAGCTGGTGAAGATCCGCATGGAGAAGGATCAACTGAATGTGAGTGAAGAAGAAAGGTCAGATTTTGTGCGTTTGCAATCTGAAttgaaggaagaaagagagaagtgCAGGCTTCAAAAGGAGCTTCTTTTGAAGGAAGCTGAGGACTTGAAGCAGCAAAAGGAAGCTTTTGAGAAGGAGTGGGATGAGCTTGATGAGAAAAGGGCTCAGATTGAGAAAGAAAGGATGGATGCAGagcgacaaaaagaaaaatttgaaaagctcAAACATAGTGAGGAGGAAAAACTACGAAGGGACAGGATGGAGAAAGATGATTACATAAAAAGGGAGCTGGAAGATCTAGAACTGGCTAAAGGATCATTTGAAGCCAGAATGGAGCATGAGACTTCAGTTCTTGCCGAGAAGGTGCAAAGTGAGAGAAGTCAAATGCTTCGGGACTTTGAGCTTCAGAAAAAGGAGCTTGAGACTAATATGCAGAATAAATGGGATGAGATGGAAAATAACTTGCATGGTAGAATGAAGTCatttgaggaagaaaaggagagagaactAAACAATATAAACTACCTGAGAGAAGTAGCCAgaagagaaatggaagaaatgAAACAGGAGCGAGCAGAATTgcaaaaggaaagggaaggattTGCTGCAAATAAGAAGCATCTGGAGGATGAACAAGTTGAAATAAGAAAGGACATTGAACAGCTTGTTGCACTTAGCAAAAAGTTGAAGGACCAGAGAGAGAAATTTATCGAGGAGAGAGATCGCTTTATTTCTTTTGCTAAGCAGCAGAGTAGCTGCAACACATGTGGGGAGCTTACTCGCGAGTTTCTGCTTTCCGATCTACAATCTATATCTGAAATTGAGAACGCCGAGCTTTCTCGGTCAAAACTGGCTGAGGCTTATGCAAAGGAAGAGGCAAATACGACCTTTAATCCTTCTGGAAGGCCAAATACTGATACATCTCCAAATTTAGTTGGTTCAAGCACACCTCTGACCGTTGGAACTGTGTCTTGGCTTCGAAAATGCACAACTAAGATATTTAGCTTGTCCCCTGGCAAAAAAACCGATTCTCATCCAGTTCAAGATCTGACTCAAGAAGTACGTGTGCATGGTGATCCTGTAAATGTCGAAGAACCCTCCAAAGCGAATACCGAAAATGATGCTGAGGTCTCTTTTGCAGTAGCAAGTGTTTCTTTTGATGTGGAGGGGTATCAGAGGGAGGATGAAGGTGGTCAAGATATGTCATACGATAGCAATGTCAACAGTAAGAGACAAGAAATTGCTGAAGATTCTCAGCCTTCTGATTTAAACAATGGTGTCCGTCAGCCTCGCAAGAGGGGCAGACCAAGGGTTAACAGGACACGTACTATGAAAGAAGTTGTCAAAGATGCTAATACCTTTCTTGGGAAAGGTTTTGGTTCGAATGAGACCGAGCAGGAGAATGGAAATGTGGAGGACTCTGCTCCTACGAATGCTGACAGTCGGGATGAAGCCAGTCTTGCTAGTAAAGGAAGACCAAGAAATGTCCGCAAGAGGGGTCGTGATAACACCACAGTGAGTGAGCATGATGCCGATGACACTGAAGGACATTCTGATAGCGTGAGTAAGGGCCAGCGAGGGAAAAGGCGGCAAAGAAATACTGCTGCCGTTCAAGCTTTGGGTGAACAGCGATATAATCTCCGACGGCCGAAAGG TGGGGTCAAGACCACTGCATCTGGCATGTCAAATGACCTGAACAAGGacaataaaaaagaagctgATAGAGAAGGTGCAGAGGAGGAGATTCACTATGCCAAAGCTGCTCCTGCACTTTCTGTTACGGTTGCTAGTGAAAATGGCAGAAGTGCACATTTGATGCGT TGTGGCTCGTTGGCAGATACCCAGGATGGAGACGCCAATGGAACAAAGGAGATAGTTGAGGATCTGGCATTGAGTGAAGAGGTGAATGGGACACCTGATAAGGGAGACAAACATGACAACAGGAGCGAGTCCCTAGGAGTTAATGCTGTCACGCGTGATGAAGATGGGGATGATGATGAATGTGAGGACGAGCACCCAGGCGAAGTCTCTATAGGGAAGAAACTTTGGAACTTTCTCACGACCTAA